One Oenanthe melanoleuca isolate GR-GAL-2019-014 chromosome 3, OMel1.0, whole genome shotgun sequence DNA segment encodes these proteins:
- the MERTK gene encoding tyrosine-protein kinase Mer isoform X1, whose translation MGGGRWALLWALLAALRPPRGCCSEDAEGEVRHLWARSRRSSPVAQLRFNPTVRQVLINEHKDVTFNCSIKVPQELLRPEAPGISLWKDGRELHVLDRIASSHFEIPDEEEVAMTSTFSIIGAQRSDNGSYVCKLNVSGVEVVSDPILVQLEGLPHFIRQPEQLNVTRGSPFNLTCQAVGPPEPVEIYWFQNNLRLNQKPHISPSVLTVPGLNEPALFSCEAHNSKGLTASSPGQVNIKGIPSAPVSVQVLNRTARGIRISWVPGFDAFSAFNSCSVQVKEVVPGGNISLQPLHTSVPPHVYHIQQLEPLQEYNIRVSCRNEVGWSAFSPWITASTTEGAPSTPPLNVTVSFNESSSSLEIRWLGPSLERIHGQLQGYHVWYSWHNSEGTQIVSAEARLNGSVAVLPVVATNATCSVRVAAVTRGGVGPASIPVEIFIPASGLITSAPSSTPASGNGDSFVVALGFICGTIAVGVILCLSVVIQKRCVETKYGNAFSRNNSELAVNYTAKKSYCRRAVELTLGSLGVSRELQQKLQDVVVDRNALSLGKVLGEGEFGSVMEGRLSQPEGPPQKVAVKTMKLDNFSQREIEEFLSEAACMKDFDHPNVIKLLGVCIELSSLQVPKPMVILPFMKYGDLHSFLLRSRLEMAPQFVPLQTLVKFMVDIALGMEYLSSRNFLHRDLAARNCMLRDDMTVCVADFGLSKKIYSGDYYRQGRIAKMPVKWIALESLADRVYTTKSDVWAFGVTMWEIATRGMTPYPGVQNHEIYEYLFHGQRLKKPEDCLDELYEIMSECWRADPATRPTFSQLKAQLEKLLENLPSAKAGGEIIYINTSLAEQSPDSTQDSGFPQADSDLEASEPGSPGAEAALVAVEVHPGQPWDSRYVEEEQLGGPVEEPYVPLLPCQGSEPGSRWSQAGTLPAAERAEDSEVPPGTA comes from the exons ATGGGCGGCGGGCGCTGGGCGCTGCTGTGGGCGCTGCTGGCGGCCCTGCGCCCGCCCCGCGGGTGCTGCTCCG AGGATGCTGAGGGAGAAGTGAGGCACCTGTGGGCACGCTCCCGGCGGAGCAGCCCCGTGGCACAGCTCAGGTTCAACCCCACGGTGCGGCAGGTGCTCATCAACGAGCACAAGGACGTCACCTTCAACTGCTCCATCAAagtgccccaggagctgctgcggCCCGAGGCGCCGGGAATTTCCCTCTGGAAGGACGGCAGGGAGCTGCACGTGCTGGATCGCATCGCCAGCAGCCACTTTGAGATCCCCGACGAGGAGGAGGTGGCCATGACCTCCACCTTCAG CATCATCGGCGCGCAGCGCTCGGATAACGGCTCCTACGTCTGCAAGCTCAACGTCTCCGGCGTGGAGGTGGTGTCCGACCCCATCCTGGTGCAGCTGGAag gtctCCCGCACTTCATCCGGCAGCCCGAGCAGCTGAACGTCACCAGGGGCAGCCCCTTCAACCTGACGTGCCAGGCTGTGGGGCCTCCCGAGCCCGTGGAGATCTACTGGTTCCAGAACAACCTCCGGCTCAACCAGAAACCCCACATCTCCCCGTCAGTCCTCACCGTGCCAG GACTCAACGAGCCGGCGCTGTTCAGCTGCGAGGCCCACAACAGCAAAGGCCTGACTGCATCCAGCCCGGGCCAGGTCAACATCAAAG gaatcCCATCAGCTCCTGTCAGTGTGCAGGTCCTCAACAGGACAGCCCGTGGAATCAGGATATCCTGGGTGCCGGGCTTCGATGCCTTCTCTGCCTTCAACAGCTGCAGTGTCCAG GTCAAGGAAGTCGTTCCAGGAGGCAacatctccctgcagcccttgcaCACCTCGGTGCCTCCCCACGTGTATCAcatccagcagctggagccctTGCAGGAGTACAACATCCGTGTTTCCTGCAGGAATGAGGTTGGCTGGTCGGCATTCAGCCCCTGGATCACGGCCAGCACCACGGAGGGAG ctcccagcacgCCGCCGCTGAACGTCACGGTGTCCTTCAACGAGTCCAGCTCCTCGCTGGAGATCCGCTGGCTGGGGCCATCCCTGGAGAGGATCCACGGGCAGCTCCAGGGCTACCACGTCTGGTACAGCTGGCACAACTCTGAGGGCACG CAGATCGTCTCCGCCGAGGCGCGGCTGAACGGCAGCGTGGCCGTGCTGCCCGTGGTGGCCACCAACGCCACCTGCTCCGTCCGTGTGGCCGCTGTCACCAGGGGGGGAGTGGGACCTGCCAGCATTCCCGTGGAGATCTTCATCCCTGCCAGCG GATTAATAACCTCAGCCCCCTCTTCGACTCCAGCCTCGGGGAATGGCGACTCCTTTGTCGTAGCCCTGGGATTTATCTGCGGGACGATTGCGGTCGGAGTCATCCTCTGCTTGTCCGTGGTCATCCAGAAACGATGTGTGGAGACAAAATACGG GAATGCTTTCAGCAGGAACAACTCGGAGCTGGCAGTGAACTACACAGCAAAGAAGTCCTACTGCCGCAGAGCCGTGGAACTGACCC TGGGAAGCCTGGGTGTCAGCAGAGAGctccagcagaagctgcaggatGTTGTCGTGGACAGAAACGCCCTGAGCCTGGGAAAGGTCCTGGGGGAGG GGGAGTTTGGATCCGTGATGGAGGGACGGCTCAGCCAGCCTGAAGGGCCCCCACAGAAGGTGGCTGTGAAGACCATGAAGT TGGATAACTTTTCCCAAAGGGAGATTGAAGAGTTCCTCAGCGAAGCAGCGTGCATGAAGGACTTTGACCATCCCAATGTCATCAAGCTCCTCG GGGTGTGCATCgagctgagctccctgcaggtgcccaAGCCCATGGTGATCCTGCCCTTCATGAAATACGGAGACCTGCACAGCTTCCTGCTGCGCTCCCGGCTGGAAATGGCCCCCCAG TTTGTGCCCCTGCAGACCCTGGTGAAGTTCATGGTGGACATCGCCCTGGGCATGGAATACCTGAGCAGTCGGAACTTCCTCCACAGGGACTTGGCAGCTCGGAACTGCAT GCTGCGGGATGACATGACGGTGTGCGTGGCAGACTTTGGGCTCTCCAAGAAGATCTACAGCGGGGATTACTACCGGCAGGGCCGCATCGCCAAGATGCCGGTCAAGTGGATCGCCCTCGAGTCCCTGGCTGACCGTGTCTACACCACCAAGAGTGATGTG TGGGCATTCGGCGTCACCATGTGGGAGATCGCCACGCGCGGCATGACGCCGTACCCAGGGGTGCAGAACCACGAGATCTACGAGTACCTCTTCCATGGGCAGCGCCTGAAGAAGCCTGAGGACTGCCTGGACGAGCT GTACGAAATAATGTCCGAGTGCTGGAGAGCCGACCCTGCCACCCGGCCCACCTTCTCCCAGCTCAAAGCccagctggagaagctgctggaaaaccTTCCCAGCGCCAAGGCAGGCGGGGAGATCATCTACATCAACACCAGCCTCGCCGAGCAGAGCCCGGACTCCACGCAGGACTCGGGCTTCCCGCAGGCGGACTCGGATTTGGAGGCGTCGGAGCCCGGCTCCCCCGGCGCGGAGGCGGCGCTGGTGGCCGTGGAGGTGCATCCCGGCCAGCCCTGGGACTCCAGGTACgtggaggaggagcagctcgGCGGCCCCGTGGAGGAGCCCTACGTGCCGCTGCTTCCCTGCCAGGGCTCGGAGCCGGGGAGCCGCTGGAGCCAGGCCGGCACTCTGCCGGCGGCGGAGCGCGCGGAGGACTCGGAAGTGCCGCCGGGAACGGCGTGA